The region aataaatacttgaatATAGTAATAGAGGTTTACAATTTACCTTCTAATGAATCCAAGTAAAACCATCAAATACTTTATTTCACTCAGCattaacaagaaaggaaaaaagtataTTGCTAACAAATTGCAATGGAAtatgaagttttcaaaaataacagtaaaatacTTGCCACTTTACTTTCACCATCATATGACATCACATTTCCATGCAAATCCTCTTTCCAACGCAATGTTACATAACATTTTAATAAGGTTTTCCAATTTGTTGAAAGTAACAAAACTTTGAGTCCTAAATTCAAAAGTGACTAACCATTTTATGCAGCTAACATAAGCATTACCCAAATCACTGATTAAAGAGATATTTACAAAGTAACAAAAATATCTATATTTCACTAATATATAGAAGGTCAAGAACGGATACATTTTGGTTCTGGTATTCTATGAACTCTCCACTAATTAGGAGGCTGACTCTTCTTCAAACATAATATGGAAACCATAAACAGACTACTTGTGGGATAGAGTCTTGGAATCAATCCTGGCTTTGCCAGCCCTACCTTGGCCTCTCCTTCTTATTCCCCCTGCCTGATCTCTAAGAGCCAACTGGTAGAGATTGGGGAATGCACTAGGGACAGTGCCACTGACCTTAGCTAAAACTTCCAGAACTTTCATCTTGGTGGTTTCAGCATGGGCTCTGGGTCCCCATAGGAACTCATAGCATGGAGGATCACTGCCAGGAATCTGGCGGTACTCCAGGTAATTTTCCTGCACTAGATCTTTGTTTATGAACTCTTGGGGCTCCCCAAAGATTAAGTGCTTCTTCCCAGCATATACCCCTACTCCATTCAGAAACTGCCAGACCTCTTGTTCAGTGGCACGATTGCCCTTCATGAAGATCACACCCAGGACAGACATCAGGAGACCGGTCCTGGGCAACCCCCAATTGCTACTCAGACTTCCCTCAGTGGAGAGACCCAGTTTACCAACCAGCAAATaggactgagtgctgggatctatTTCCTTCAACTCAAGACCAAAGACTAGCTCTAGGCGCGCAGAGGTTCTACGGAGGATCTCAGGGAACTGTTCCTTATACTTCTTGTTTACTATTGCCAGCATTTCACTCCGTGTAACTGCCTCTTTCATCTTAAACTTATCCAACAGGAATTCTATTAGCACACTAGCCTTCCGCATGATAGGATCCTTAAGTTTGTGCTGAATAGAGGTCACTGTCTGAATAGCACCTGAACTTTGCTTATCAGCAAGAACAACAGCATTCTTAACACCTACACCAGAGCCTGTGCAGGACACATCTGCCCTGTGAGATCCAGGGGGTTTTAGCTCCTGGAGAGCACAGACATCAGGGGACCTGGAGCCATCACTCTGGTCAACAGGAGGACATGCAGCTTCGTTTCCAGTGTGAACTGCTGAGAGACCTTGGAGCTCACTGCGTGCCTGTTGTCGTTTTGCGCGGGAGCGGCTCTTACTCTTTTGACCCCTAGGCATGATGACTGGGCTCAGGGATGAAGCAGGAGATCTgacaaggcaggaatctggaagggtgaaaataaaaatctgtaagCAACACATTGTTACCAGATAAAGAATACCTGGGGTTTAACAAAGACCTGCTTTTGCAACTTTCCAGAAGGACATCTTTCGTGGAACATACCTGTACTCATGGATCATCTCTATTCTGCAAACCCCGTGGAGGAAATTAAAACTTATTAGACCACTGCATGAAAATCTAGTCTCAGGCTTCCATGAGTAGGTCAGGCCTTTCACTAGGGTCCCTTGGGATCAAGATTCAAGAGTTCTCTTACTTTACATTCATAATCAATCATATCTATTATTGGAAAAGTCCTTTATACccacttccttttgttcttttcaaactAACATTCCAGACTCCCTCAGTATCACTCAGGTAAAAATTtaatctgcctttcttcccactTCATCATTCAGATGGCAATGAGGACTCAGTActagtaaaaaatgaaaatacttgaGGGCTTTTGCTCTTATAAGGAGTTTCCATGGTGATTAAAGTCTTCATCCTGACTTTATCAGACTGGGGTAGAATGTCTAGGTTATTGTGGTGATAAGGAAACGCTTACTGTCTTACTTTCTTAAGGGAAAGTGAAGGAGAACTTCAGGCTTTGGTCCTTATTAGACCCACTTAGGCCACTATACCGGTGAGGAGTCCCATGGTTATGCAAACCCACTTAGGCCACCATCCAAGAAGAGACCTATGGGCATACATATTACCCACATAGATCCCCATACAATGGCAGAGATCTGAGCAAATGGACCCCCTTAAGCTACCATAAATGGACAGAGCCTGTCACAACAGACCCATTACAACCACGATGCATGGGCAGAGGCCTGTGCAACCCCGTTTGACCAGGACACAGCATCAGCTGTCGGTGTATATCCACCACAACACTAGACCCAAAGCATGGAATTTTAAAGACGGGTTTCTCTATAGCCCTTTAAAGCCGAGTATTTTAGCTTTGGTGGAGTCTAGTGGCCCCTGCCAGGCCCTTCATCCAATGAgaccagaagaaaaggaaacaggctCTGGGTAAAACTGACAGGTCCATCCAAAAACTCCAGAGGTGCACACAGGCCCCAGGCCCCAGGCCAAAAGCGGCTTTTCCAGTTAAAGGGCTTAAAGGGACAAGGAGGGGTGGGCGAGTTAAATtctgataattttaaaatgtaacccAACCCAAACCAAGAATTACCAAAAATCGGTAATACGATGATTAGAAACTCAGCTTCTCTCATAGGACTccacagagaaaggaagtaatCCACAACTTCTGGTCCCTCCCCTTCTGTTCCAGTGGACCAGTGGACTTCTAAAAAAGAGCCCAAAAGTGAGATTAACCAAAACTTCCAGCCCCTCCCCTTAGGTTCAACAAAGATAGCTGATCAGAGCCCTGAAGTGAGGTCATCCTCATTTTCCGGCCCCTCCCATTATGTTCCCCTAGACTTCTGAACAGAGCAGGAAGTGAAGTCATCCTCACCATCCAGTCCGTCCCCTTCTGTTTCCATAGAGTTCTAAACAGAGCAGAAAGTAAGATTATCCTCACTGTCCAGTCCCTCCCTTTCTGTTCCCCTGGACTTCTGATCAGAGCCCTGAAGTGATATTATTCTCACCTTCCGGCCTCTCCCCTTCTGTTCCCCTGGACTTCTGAACAGAGCCCGGAAGTAAAGTCATCCTTACCTTCCGGCCCCTACCCTTCTGTTCCCCCGGAACTTCTGATCTGAGTCCTAAAGTGATATTATCCTCACCTTCAGAGCCCTCCCATTCTGTCCCCCAGGACTTCTGATCAGAGTCCTAAAGTGATATTATGCAGACATTCCGGCCCCTCCCTTTATATTACACTGGATTTCTTGAACAGATCCCAAAAGTGAGATTTTGCTGACCTTCCGGCACCTCCCCTTCTGTTCTCCAGGACTTCTAAACAGAGCCCAGAAGTGAGTTTCTCCTGACCTTCCGGCACCTCCCCTTCTGTTCCCGGAACTTCTGATCAGTGCTAAAGTGATATTATCCTCACATTCTGGCTCGTCCTATTCTGTTCCCCTGGACTTCTGAGTAGAGCCCGGAAGTGAGCTCATCATTACCTTCTGaaccctccccttcttttcccagGACTTCTGATCAGAGTCCTAAAGTGATATTATCCTCACATTCCGGCCCCTCCCTTTATATTACCCTGGATTTCTTGAACAGAACCCAGAAGTGAGGTTTGCCTGACCTTCCGGCACCTCCCCTTCTGTTCCCCTGGACTTCTGAACAGAGCCCGGAAGTGAGCTCATCATTACCTTCCGaaccctccccttcttttcccagGACTTCTGATCAGAGTCCTAAAGTGATACTATCCTCACATTCCGGCCCCTCCCTTTATATTACCCTGGATTTCTTGAACAGATCCCAGAAGTGAGGTTTGCCTGACCTTCCGGCACCTCCTGTTCTGTCCCCCTGGACTTCTGAACAGAGCCCGGAAGTGAGGTCATCATTACCTTCCGGCCCCTCCCCTTCTGTTCCCGGGACTTCTGATCAGAGTCCTAAAGTGAAATTATCCTCACATTCCAGCCCCTCCCTTTATATTACCCTGGATTTCTTGAACAGATCCCGAAAGTGAGGTTTTCCTGACCTTCTGGCACCTCCCTTCTGTGCCCCTGGACTTCTGAACAGAGCCCGGAAGTGAGGTCTTCACTAATTCCGGCCCCTCCCCTTCTGTTCCGGGGACTTCTGAACAGAGCCCGGAAGTGAGATCTACCTCAACTTCCGGCCCCTCCCCTTCTTTACCTTGGACTTCTGAACAGAGCCCGGAAGTGAGCTCATCATTACCTTCCGaaccctccccttcttttcccagGATTTCTGATCAGAGTCCTAAAGTGATATTATCCTCACATTCTGGCCCCTCCCTTTATATTACCCTGGATTTCTTGAACAGAACCCAGAAGTGAGGTTTGCCTGACCTTCCGGCACCTCCCGTTCTGTTCCCCTGGACTTCTGAACAGAGCCCGGAAGTGAGGTCTTCACTACCTTCCGGCCCCTCCCCTTCTGTTCCTGGGACTTCTGAACAGAGCCAGGAAGTGAGATCTTCCTCAACTTCCAGCCACTCCCCCTTTTTCCTGGGACTTCTGAAGAGAGCCCTGAAGTTCCTACGTCCACACCTTCAGGcccctcctcttctgtccccCAGGACTTCTGATCAGAGTCCTAAAGTGATATTATCCTCACATTCCGGCCCCTCCCTTTATATTACCCTGGATTTCTTGAACAGATCCTGAAAGTGAGGTTTGCCGGACCTTGCGGCACCTCCCCTTCTGTGCCCCTTGACTTCTGAACAGAGCCCGGAACTGAGGTCTTCACTAATTCCGGCCCCTCCCCTTCTGTTCCCGGGACTTCTGATCAGAGTCCTAAAGTGGTATTATCCTCACATTCCGGCCCCTCCCTTTATATTACCCTGGATTTCTTGAACAGAACCCAGAAGTGAGGTTTTCCTGACCTTCCGGCACCTCCTGTTCTGTCCCCCTGGACTTCTGAACAGAGCCCGGAAGTGAGGTCTTCACTACCTTCCGGCCCCTCCCCTTCTGTTCCGAGAACTTCTGAACAAAGCCCGGAAGTGAGATCTTCCTCAACTTCCggcccctccccttcttttcctggGACTTCTGAACAGAGCCCGGAAGTGATATTATCCTCACATTCCGGCCCCTCCCTTTATATTACCCTGGATTTCTTGAACAGATCCCAGAAGTGAGGTTTTCCTGACCTTCCGGCACCTCCTGTTCTGTCCCCCTGGACTTCTGAACAGAGCCCGGAAGTGAGGTCTTCACTACCTTCCGgcccctccccttctgctccGAGAACTTCTGAACAGAGCCTGGAAGTGAGGTCACCATTACCTTCCGGCCCCTCCCGTTCTGTTCCCGGGAATTATGATCAGAGTCCTAAAGTGATATTATCCTTACATTCCGGCCCCTCCCTTTATGTTCCCATGGACTTCTGAGCAGATACTGAAAGTGAGGTTTTCCTGACCTTCCGGCACCTCCCCTTCTGTTCCCCTGGACTTGTGAACAGAGCCCGGAAGTGAGGTCATCCTTACCTTCCGGCCCCTCCCCTTCTGTTCCCGGTACTTCTGAACAGAGCCCGGAAGTGAGGACGTCCTCACCTTCCAGAACCTCCCCTACTGTTTCCCGGGACTTCTGATAGGAGTCCTAAAGTGATATTATCCTCACATTCCAGCATCTCTGTTTATGTTCCCCTGGACTTCTGAACAGAGCCAGGAAGTGAAGACATCCTTACCTTCTGCCCCCCCCTCCTTCTGTTCTCCAGGGCTTCTGAAGAGAGCCCTGAAGTGCCTATGTCCACACCTTCAGGcccctccctttctgtccccCAGGATTTCTGATCAGAGTCCTAAAGTGATACTATCCTCACATTCCGGCCCCTCCCTTTATATTACCCTGGATTTCTTGAACAGATCCCAGAAGTGAGGTTTTCCTGACCTTCCGGCACCTCCCGTTCTGTCCCCCTGGACTTCTTAACAGAGCCCGGAAGTGAGGTCTTCACTACCTTCCGGCCCCTCCCCTTCTGTTCCGAGAACTTCTGAACAGAGCCTGGAAGTGAGGTCATCTTTACCTTCCGGCCCCTCCCCTTCTGTTCCCGGGACTTCTGATCAGAGTCCTAAAGTGATATTATCCTCACATTCCGGCCCCTCCCTTTATATTACCCTGGATTTCTGAACAGATCCAGGAAGTGAGGTTTTCCTGACCTTCTAGCACATCCCCTCCTGTTCCCCTGGACTTCTGAACAGAGCCAGGAAGTGAGGTCTTCACTAATTCCGGCCCCTCCCCTTCTGTTCCCGGGACTTCTGATCAGTGCTAAAGTGATATTATCCTCACATTCTGGCTCGTCCTATTCTGTTCCCCTGGACTTCTGAGCAGAGCCCGGAAGTGAGGTCATCATTACCTTCTGaaccctccccttcttttcccagGACTTCTGATCAGAGTCCTAAAGTGATATTATCCTCACATTCCGGCCCCTCCCTTTATATTACCCTGGATTTCTTGAACAGATCCCGAAAGTGAGGTTTTCCTGACCTTCCGGCACCTCCCCTTCTGTGCCCCGGGACTTCTGAACAGAGCCAGGAAGTGATGTCTTTGCTACCCTCAGGCCCCTCCCCTTCTGTTCCTGCGACTTCTGATCTGagttttaagttatattttccaCACCTTCAGAGCCCTCTCCTTTTGTCCCCTGGGACTTCTGATCAGAGTCCTAAAGTGACATTATCCTGACATTCCGGCCACTCCCTTTATATTATCCTGGATTTCTTGAACAGATCCTGGAAGTGAGGTCTTATTTACCTTCCGGACCCTCCTGTTCTGTTCCTGGGACTTCTGAACAGAGTCCGGAAGTGAGGACTTCCTCACCTTCCAGAACCTCCCCTACTGTTTCCGGGACTTCTGATAGGAGTCCTAAAGTGATATTATCCTCACATTCTGGCCCCTCCCTTTTTATTACCCTGGATTTCTGAACAGATCCCGGAAGTGAGGTTTTCCTGACCTTCTAGCACCTCCCCTTCTGTGCCCCTGGACTTCTGAACAGAGCCAGGAAGTGAGGTCTTCGCTACCTTCAGgcccctccccttctgctcctGGGATGTCTGATCAGAGTCCGAAAGTGATATTATCCTCACATTCCGGCCCCTCCCTTTATATTACTCTGGATTTCTGAACAGAGCCTGGAAGTGAGGTTTTCCTTACCTTTCCGTCCCCTCCCCTTTTGTTCCCCTGGACTTCTTAACATAGCCTGGAAGGGAGGTCATCCTCACCTTCAGGCCCTCCCCTTCTGTTCCCCAGGACATCTGATCCGATCCTGGAAGTGAGATTATCCTTACATTCAAAtccctcagccgggcggtggtggtgcacgcctttaatcccagcactcgggaggcagaggcaggcggattcctgagttcgaggccagcctggtctacaagagctagttccaggacaggctctagaaactacagggaaaccctgtctcgaaaaaaaaaaaaaaaaaaaaacaaaaaaaaaaacatttaaatcccTTCCCCTCTGTTCCCTGGACTTTTGATCAGAACCCGAAGGTTAGATTATCCTCACCTTCCAGCTGCTCTGTTTTAAGTTCCAGGGACTTCTGAACAAAGCCTGGAAGTGATATTATCCCCACCTTCCTGTTTCGTCCCTTTATGTTCCCCTGGACTTCTAATCAGAGCCTAGAAGTGTCGTTATCCTTACTTGCTGACCCCTCTGCTATTGTACCCCTGGACTTCTGAACAGACTCGGGAAGTGATGTTGTCCTGATCTTCACACCCCTCAACTTCTCTTCTCCTGGATTTCTGAACAGAGCCTGGAAGTGTATTTATATTCACCTTTTGGTCCCACCCCTTCTATTCCCGTGGACTTCTGAACAGAGCCTGGAATTGAGGGCATCCTCAGCTTCCAgcccctctgcttctgttccccgGACTTCTGATTGGAGTCCTGAAGTTATATTATCCTCACATTCTGGCCCCTCTCGTTCTGTTCCCCTGGAGTTCTGAACAGAGCCTGGAAGTGAGATTATCCTCACCTTCTGgtccttccctttctgttcctGGGACTTCTGATAGGAGTCCTAAAGTGATATTATCTTCACCTTCCGGCCCCTCCCTTTATATTACCCTGGATTTCTGAATAGAGCCCGGATGTGAGATCATCCTTACCTTCCGGTCCCTCCCCTTCCATTCTCCTGGACTTCTGAACAGAGCCCGGAAGTGAGGTTGTCCTCACCAGCTGGCCCCTCCGTTTCTGTTCCCCGGAACTTCTGAACAGAGCTTGGAAGTAAGATTATCCTCACTTTCCGGCCCCTCTGCTTTTGTACCCCTGGACTTCTGAAAAGAGCCTGAAAGTAAGGTTATCCTCACATTCCGGCccctctggttttgtttctgtgtacTTCTTATCAGAGCCTGAAAGTAAGATTATCCTCACCTTCTGGCCCCTCCGCTTTTGTTTCTGTGGACTTCTGATCAGAGCCTGGAAGTGAGATTATCCTCACCTCTCCACCACACTTCCACTCCCCTTCTGTTCCCCTGGACTTTTGATCAGATCCCAGAAGTAAGGTCATCCTCATTTTTCGGTCTCTGCCCTTCTGTTCCCCTGGATTTCTGATCAGAGCCTGGAAGTGAGATTATCCTCACATTCAGGTCCTTCCCCTTCTGTTCCCCCGCACTTCTGATCAGAGCCTGGAAGTGAGGTCATCCTTACTTTCTGGCCACTCCCTTTCTGTTCCCCTGGATTTCTGGTCAGATCCCTGAAGTGAGTTCATCCTTACCTTCGGGCCCCTcccattttattcatatatacctCTGAATAGAACTTGAAAGTGATGTAACCGGCAACTTTTGTCCCTCCCATTTTGTTCTTCTCATTCTATTCCTGTTGATGTCTGAATAAAACTCAGAAGTGAAGTAATCTGTAACTCTGTTCCTGCCCATTTTGTTTCTGTAGACCTCTGAGTAGGGAATTCAGTATTCCTCAACTTCAGGTCCCTCCCCTTCTGTTTTTATGGACCTCTGAACACAAACCGATTGTGAAGTAATCTTCACCTTTACATCCTTCCCATTCTGTTCTGATTCTGTAAATAAAGCTCCATATGTGTTGTTCCGCTTTCTTTTGTTCCATAGGATGGAGTTTCATGATGCTTGTCTTTTCTAGTTAGTTATTATTCATCCTTATTTagccctttcccatctcctctatTTGTCTTGGTTCCCATCACTGCTGtcagttttcctttgcttttccccatcttatctcttccccttccctcccttcccctatGGCTGTTTCTAGTTCAGGGTTCTCATCTCTCCTTTCTAccattcccttcctctcccctcccttgtcACTTGTTTCTTACTCACCACCTACCTCTCACCTCTTTTAGCCTAGtgactcttccccttccctttcttgcaGCCTTTTTCCTTCCCTACCACTCTTtaacttctcttctcctttcctctaaaAACCCTGTCTTCCCTACATACTTCCTTCACCTGCTTTAACCTAatcatttctcctctcttctacTCTCCCCTCTTTACTCATCTCACTACTTATTttgccttccctcttctcccctcccaatCCCTCTCTTCCTAATATTCCTTTCCtattccctcctcctctgctttaTTACCTCTCTCCTCCTTTACCTACATGTATATACCTACATGTCTCCTTACTTTGTCTCCCTTCTCCTTTACCCACCCTGCCCTACaactctcttgctttctcttcccctctccacctACTTCACCTTACTTTTTTACTTCCATCCCCACTCTTCTTCACCTCTCTCCCCTttgtctcctttcccctccccacctaCAACTCcacccttttttcctttcctttatcctcttctttcttctaccCTTTCTCACTCTCCACTACCTACCATTCCACTGCCTTGTATTGCTATGTGCTCAGACTAcccttgtttttttctaattttattattttcctttttttattaaaaatttctgccacttccctgcctcccatttacctcccacttcccctctactcccctccctctcctgcctgaagagcagtcagggttttctgccctgtgggaagtccaagttcctcccgcctccatccaggtctaggaaggtgagcatccaaacaggctaggcccctccaaagccagtacatgcagtaggaacaaaacccagtgccattgttcttggcttctcagcagccctcattatccaccatgttcagggagtctggttttatcccgtgctttttcagtcccagtccggctggtcttggtgagctcccattagctcagccccaccatctcggtgggtgggtgcacccctcgcggtcctgacttccttgctcaagttctccctccttctgctcctcatttggaccttgggagctcaatccagtgtttcaatgtgtgactctgtctctatctccacccatcgccagatgaaggttctatggtgatatgcgagatattcatcagtatggctatacgatctggccttttctgactccctctcctcagctgcccaaggaaatagctggggacatctccctgggaacccctccagaatCAAgatcttgccaaccctaaaatggctcccttaattaagatatatgcttccctgctcccatatccacccttcctatatccccaccatcccattccccaagctctcctcatccttcccttcacacttttctctccccatctccccttacccccatcccaccccgcccccaagttcccaatttttgcccagcaatcttgactatttccaatatccaggaggaaaactatatgtttttctttgggttcaccttcttatttatcttctctaggaccacaaattataggctcgatgtcctttatttatggctagaaaacaattatgagtgagtacatcccatgttcatttttgggggctgggttacctgactcagaatagtattttctattctatccatttgcatgcaaaattcaagatgtcattgttttttattgctgagtagtactctaagatgtatatattccacactttcttcatccattcttccactgaagggcatctaggttgtttccaggttctggctattacaaataattcttctatgaacatagttgaacaaatgcttttgtaatatgatagggcatctcttgggtatattcccaagagtggaattgctgggtcctggggaaagttgatcccgaatttcctgagaaaccgccacactgctttccaaaatggctgtacaagtttgtattcccaccagcaatggatgagtgtaccccttactccacaacctctctagcaaaggctattattggtgtttttgattttagccaatctgacaggtgtaagatggtatctcaaagttgttttgatttgcatttccctgatcgctaaggaggttgagcacgaccttaagtatcttttggccattttaacttcttttgttgagaattctctgttcagttcagtgccccattttttaattgggttaattagcatttttaaagtctagtttcttgagttccttatatattttgaagatcagacctttgtctcttacgggattggtgaagatctttttccagtcagtaggctgcctttgtgtcttagggacagtgtcctttgctttacagaagctgctcagtttcagcaagtcccatttattcagtgttgcccttaatgtctgtgctgctggggttatacgtaggaaacggtctcctgtgccaatatgttgtagagtacttcccactttctcctctatcaagctcaatgtgttcagattaatattgaggtctttaatccatttggacttgagttttgtgc is a window of Arvicola amphibius chromosome X, mArvAmp1.2, whole genome shotgun sequence DNA encoding:
- the LOC119804249 gene encoding melanoma-associated antigen B4-like encodes the protein MCCLQIFIFTLPDSCLVRSPASSLSPVIMPRGQKSKSRSRAKRQQARSELQGLSAVHTGNEAACPPVDQSDGSRSPDVCALQELKPPGSHRADVSCTGSGVGVKNAVVLADKQSSGAIQTVTSIQHKLKDPIMRKASVLIEFLLDKFKMKEAVTRSEMLAIVNKKYKEQFPEILRRTSARLELVFGLELKEIDPSTQSYLLVGKLGLSTEGSLSSNWGLPRTGLLMSVLGVIFMKGNRATEQEVWQFLNGVGVYAGKKHLIFGEPQEFINKDLVQENYLEYRQIPGSDPPCYEFLWGPRAHAETTKMKVLEVLAKVSGTVPSAFPNLYQLALRDQAGGIRRRGQGRAGKARIDSKTLSHKKAASPKQGLHTRPHSRKVAGPQQALWVAGWSPVTDSGSQDGASPQQWAVLGRDGT